The segment GTTTCAACCACTATCACACCTTCCAAATCCAAATCGTGCTGTTCGGCCAAGTCGAGCAAAGCAAAAGTTACACCCCAAAGCATCACTTTTTTGCCTGCGTATTTTGCTGCTTTCAGATTCAGTATTAATTCGTCTATATTATGAAGATAAAACCCCGAATATTCCGCCCCTTTTTGGATAAAATAATCCATCATACACACCAACGACGAGCCGTCTCGCTCCAGATACGAGGGCAGCAACGCCAAAAACGTAAAATCTGATAATTTGCCGTAATGTTGCTGAAAAATCTGCTCGCAGGTACGCAAATAAAAAGCGGTATCGGTTACAAAATGTTTGCTCCTCACCTGCCCCGTCGTGCCGCTGCTCTCAAAAATTTGTTCGATGGGCGCATGAGTACTCAAAACCCTATGGTTTTTAAAAAACTCAATGGGCATAAACGGAATTTGCGGCACATTGTTCACGCACTGCGGCTCGACTCCCAGATACGAAATAAACTGCTGATAAACCGCATTATGTTTTGCCTGAAATCTAAACGCTTCTAAGGCGCGTTGCTCGAAGTTTTTGGGAGTAGTCTCGAACAAACGCGCCTTAAAGTCACGGATAAAATCTTGTGGATTTTGCATTAAAAAAAATCAAAAAAGAAATTACTTTTTATGGTTGAGAATGGCCATCGTAATGCGACTAATGCACACGAGTTTGCCCGTTTCGGTCGTGATACGAATCTCC is part of the Flexibacter flexilis DSM 6793 genome and harbors:
- a CDS encoding LuxE/PaaK family acyltransferase encodes the protein MQNPQDFIRDFKARLFETTPKNFEQRALEAFRFQAKHNAVYQQFISYLGVEPQCVNNVPQIPFMPIEFFKNHRVLSTHAPIEQIFESSGTTGQVRSKHFVTDTAFYLRTCEQIFQQHYGKLSDFTFLALLPSYLERDGSSLVCMMDYFIQKGAEYSGFYLHNIDELILNLKAAKYAGKKVMLWGVTFALLDLAEQHDLDLEGVIVVETGGMKGRRQEMIREELHAFLCRKFHISTIHSEYGMTELFSQGYSAGNGIFTTPPWLKILLRDPNDPFDMNISRKRGGINVVDLANIDSCCFIETKDMGEYDQNLTFRVLGRLDNSDVRGCNLMLYF